A genome region from Clostridium pasteurianum includes the following:
- a CDS encoding SdpI family protein: MNSTTTMLLIGFVWLIISLALALVHQEHITGIGYKTPFAMKNLDTWNEGNRFLGILGIILGITQIILGFIAYFHLYNTSVIFPVYTLIFVLATIFVTEIHLRKVFDKDGKRK; the protein is encoded by the coding sequence ATGAACAGCACAACTACAATGTTATTAATCGGTTTTGTATGGCTTATAATATCTTTAGCTCTAGCATTAGTTCATCAAGAACACATAACAGGTATTGGATACAAAACTCCATTTGCAATGAAGAATTTGGATACCTGGAATGAAGGCAATAGATTTTTGGGCATACTTGGAATTATATTAGGGATTACTCAGATTATATTAGGTTTTATAGCTTATTTTCATTTATACAATACAAGCGTAATCTTTCCTGTATATACTTTAATTTTTGTTTTAGCAACCATTTTTGTGACAGAAATTCACTTAAGAAAAGTATTTGATAAGGATGGGAAAAGGAAATAA
- a CDS encoding cysteine desulfurase, whose product MNNEYIKDFPALDQEFNGHKFVYLDNAATTQKPVSVIEAVNDYYRKSNANPHRGAYTLSVKATDLYEGAREVVKDFIGAEKSKEIVFVRNATEALNLIAYSYGMNFINPGDEIVISISEHHSNLVPWQQVAKAKGAVLKYMYLDKDGIVSMEDVENKITEKTKIVSITHVSNVLGTINPVKKVVEKAHSVGAIAIVDGAQSVPHMKVDVKALDADFLVFSGHKMLAPMGIGVLYGKEELLEKMPPFMFGGDMIEYVWEQKTTFAEVPHKFEGGTQNVGGAVGLTAAINYINKVGLDKIDAVEKNLTSYALERMSEIPYLDIYGTKDVAKKAGVISFNVKDVHPHDVATILDSYGVAIRTGHHCANPLMRYMGVNSTCRASFYFYNTREDVDALIFGLKNTRKWLGYGS is encoded by the coding sequence ATGAATAATGAATATATAAAAGACTTTCCTGCTTTAGATCAGGAATTTAACGGTCATAAATTTGTATATCTTGACAATGCTGCTACTACTCAAAAGCCTGTTTCAGTAATAGAAGCAGTAAATGATTATTATAGGAAATCAAATGCTAATCCACATAGAGGTGCTTATACTTTAAGTGTGAAAGCAACTGATTTATATGAAGGTGCAAGAGAAGTAGTAAAAGACTTTATAGGTGCAGAAAAAAGCAAAGAAATAGTTTTCGTTAGAAATGCAACTGAAGCTCTTAATTTAATTGCTTATTCTTACGGAATGAATTTTATAAATCCCGGTGATGAAATTGTAATTTCAATATCTGAACATCACTCAAACCTTGTTCCATGGCAGCAGGTAGCAAAAGCAAAAGGTGCTGTACTTAAGTACATGTATCTTGATAAAGACGGAATAGTTTCAATGGAAGATGTAGAAAATAAAATAACTGAAAAAACAAAAATAGTGTCCATAACACATGTTTCTAACGTTCTTGGAACTATAAATCCAGTTAAGAAAGTAGTTGAAAAAGCTCACAGCGTTGGTGCCATAGCAATTGTAGATGGAGCTCAAAGCGTACCTCACATGAAAGTTGACGTTAAAGCTTTAGATGCCGACTTTCTAGTATTCTCAGGTCACAAAATGCTTGCACCAATGGGAATAGGCGTTTTATACGGAAAAGAAGAATTACTTGAAAAAATGCCTCCTTTCATGTTTGGCGGCGATATGATAGAATACGTTTGGGAACAGAAAACAACCTTTGCAGAAGTTCCTCACAAATTTGAAGGCGGTACACAAAACGTAGGTGGCGCTGTTGGTTTAACAGCTGCTATAAATTATATAAATAAAGTAGGACTTGATAAAATAGATGCAGTAGAAAAAAATCTTACATCCTATGCTCTTGAACGTATGTCAGAAATACCATACCTTGATATTTACGGCACAAAGGATGTAGCTAAAAAAGCTGGCGTCATATCCTTTAATGTAAAAGATGTTCATCCGCATGACGTAGCTACAATACTTGATTCATACGGTGTTGCAATAAGAACAGGTCATCACTGTGCAAATCCACTTATGAGATACATGGGAGTAAATTCAACCTGCAGAGCCAGCTTCTATTTTTATAATACAAGAGAAGACGTGGATGCCTTAATATTTGGATTAAAAAATACAAGGAAGTGGTTAGGCTATGGATCTTAA
- the sufD gene encoding Fe-S cluster assembly protein SufD: protein MEKTLSKINNIPVRTWKWLGVNNISIEKSLPEVVPYNAEYVSEVEEAGIRVSNLSKNLSSEFNMSDYAGIDESSIDEAKNNYNAGVFVHASEYKKYDKPIFINYALNEKNNTLIDNNIIIAEEGSEVTVVINYSSDNGISAAHNGLTQVYAKKNAVVNLIKLQTLSENVLHLDAHGVKTEENAVVNYTAVDLGASHAVINYTDDLLGFKSSSNIYSIYLGDKNRVIDINYLINHHGKNTTSTVETRGALMDNSKKTFRGTLDFKKGCKKAKGQEEEYTILLSPHVVNKTVPILLATEEDVDGQHAASAGRIDENKLFYIMSRGFSETEAKKLVIEAAFNPIIKNIPSEEIRDKISSSIRRKLENE, encoded by the coding sequence ATGGAAAAGACTCTTAGTAAAATAAATAATATTCCCGTAAGAACCTGGAAATGGCTCGGGGTTAATAATATAAGCATAGAGAAATCACTACCCGAAGTGGTTCCTTATAATGCTGAGTATGTATCTGAAGTTGAAGAGGCAGGAATTAGAGTAAGTAACCTTTCAAAAAATTTATCAAGTGAATTCAACATGAGTGATTATGCTGGAATAGACGAATCCTCAATTGATGAAGCAAAAAATAATTATAACGCAGGAGTTTTCGTTCATGCATCAGAATATAAAAAATATGATAAGCCTATATTTATAAACTATGCCTTGAATGAAAAAAATAATACTTTAATTGATAACAATATAATAATTGCAGAAGAAGGCAGTGAAGTTACTGTAGTTATAAATTATTCTTCAGACAATGGCATTTCTGCAGCTCATAATGGATTAACTCAGGTTTATGCAAAGAAAAATGCAGTTGTAAATTTGATAAAACTACAGACTCTTTCAGAAAATGTGCTTCACCTTGATGCACACGGCGTTAAAACTGAAGAAAATGCAGTTGTAAATTACACTGCTGTAGATTTAGGCGCAAGCCATGCTGTAATAAATTACACAGATGATTTATTAGGCTTTAAAAGTTCTTCTAATATATATTCAATATATTTAGGGGATAAAAATAGGGTCATCGATATAAATTATCTTATAAACCATCATGGAAAAAACACAACAAGTACTGTAGAAACAAGAGGAGCTTTAATGGATAACAGTAAAAAGACTTTTAGAGGTACTCTTGATTTCAAAAAAGGATGTAAGAAGGCTAAAGGACAGGAAGAAGAATATACCATACTTTTAAGCCCTCATGTAGTAAATAAAACCGTTCCAATACTACTTGCTACAGAAGAAGATGTTGATGGACAACATGCAGCAAGTGCTGGAAGAATAGATGAAAATAAATTGTTTTATATAATGAGCAGAGGCTTTAGCGAAACTGAAGCAAAAAAACTTGTAATAGAAGCTGCTTTCAATCCAATTATAAAAAATATACCTTCAGAAGAAATAAGGGATAAAATTTCTAGCAGTATTAGGAGGAAACTCGAAAATGAATAA
- the sufU gene encoding Fe-S cluster assembly sulfur transfer protein SufU, whose translation MDLNSIYTEIITEHNASKHNKHELEGATVVENGHNPSCGDDITLQLKIKDNVIEDAAFTGVGCAISQASTSIMIDLIKGKTVDEAKKLVKTFIGMIKREITDDNELEILEDALAFKNVSNMPARVKCAVLAWHTFEECMNDNKKQ comes from the coding sequence ATGGATCTTAATTCTATATACACTGAAATAATAACAGAACATAATGCATCAAAACACAATAAACATGAGCTTGAAGGCGCTACTGTAGTTGAAAATGGTCACAATCCAAGCTGCGGTGATGATATAACACTTCAATTAAAGATTAAAGATAATGTCATTGAAGATGCTGCTTTTACAGGAGTTGGATGTGCTATTTCTCAGGCATCTACATCAATAATGATTGATCTAATAAAAGGCAAAACTGTAGATGAAGCAAAAAAATTAGTAAAAACTTTTATAGGCATGATAAAAAGAGAAATAACAGATGATAATGAGCTTGAGATACTTGAAGATGCTTTAGCTTTTAAAAATGTTTCAAATATGCCTGCCCGTGTAAAATGTGCTGTTCTTGCATGGCATACTTTTGAAGAATGTATGAATGATAATAAAAAACAATAA
- a CDS encoding YhfC family intramembrane metalloprotease encodes MVKSTTITFMVLAAVICAVFPIALIVYFRKKEKISLKPVFIGMAVFIVFTQILEKTLHSIVIGGNLITNPILFSVYGALAAGVFEETGRFIAFKTVLKDKHEWKDGLAYGIGHGGIEAIFIGALTSIEYIIYSNLINSGKFDALLKSKIPASQIAQLKQVKQSLIQMTPSATVITILERIFAFGIQLGLTMVVLYAIRNRKNIYLFLAILLHALVDFPAVLYQTKIIKSIYVVEGIIALEFILAIVFVVKTKKIFKKEDIINSDL; translated from the coding sequence ATGGTCAAATCTACTACTATAACGTTTATGGTACTGGCGGCAGTTATATGTGCAGTATTTCCTATAGCTTTAATAGTATATTTTAGGAAGAAGGAAAAGATAAGCTTAAAACCTGTTTTTATTGGAATGGCGGTTTTTATTGTATTTACTCAGATACTAGAAAAGACTCTTCATTCTATCGTCATAGGTGGAAATCTTATTACTAATCCAATACTATTTTCTGTATATGGAGCGCTAGCAGCAGGAGTATTTGAAGAAACAGGAAGGTTTATTGCCTTTAAAACAGTTTTGAAGGATAAACATGAATGGAAGGATGGACTTGCTTATGGAATTGGCCATGGAGGTATAGAGGCTATATTTATTGGAGCGTTGACAAGTATAGAATATATAATATATAGTAATTTAATAAATAGCGGAAAATTTGATGCTTTATTAAAATCAAAGATTCCAGCCTCACAAATTGCACAACTTAAGCAGGTAAAACAGTCCTTAATTCAAATGACACCCAGTGCTACAGTTATTACCATATTAGAAAGAATATTTGCCTTTGGAATACAGTTAGGACTAACAATGGTGGTTTTGTATGCTATAAGAAATAGAAAAAATATATACTTATTTTTGGCAATACTATTACATGCCTTGGTGGATTTCCCTGCGGTACTATATCAGACCAAAATAATAAAAAGTATATATGTTGTAGAAGGAATTATAGCCTTGGAGTTTATATTAGCAATAGTATTTGTAGTAAAAACAAAGAAAATTTTTAAGAAAGAAGATATAATTAACAGTGATTTATAG
- the sufB gene encoding Fe-S cluster assembly protein SufB, with protein MEANKDLFKNLERGVYDIKNKDRYSYKVNKGLTREIIEKISKEKHDPKWMLDFRLKCLDVYNNMEMPTWGPSLDELDMDNIVTYVRPDTEMKGNWNDVPEDIKDTFEKLGIPKAERESLAGVGAQYDSEVVYHSIKEDLVKQGVIYTDMETAINKYGDIVKEYFMKLVPPSDHKFVALHGAVWSGGSFVYVPEGVNVDIPLQSYFRLNSPGAGQFEHTLIIVEKGAKLHFIEGCSAPKYNVTNLHAGCVELYVKEDATLRYSTIENWSKNMLNLNTKRAIVEKNGTIEWVSGSFGSKISMLYPMSILHGEGAKSEYTGVTFAGKGQHLDTGTKVVHAAPYTSSTVSAKSISKSGGTCIYRGSVKVTENAHHCKSSVSCDSLMLDDISRSDTIPSLDLNNDRIDVGHEAKIGRISDDAIFYLMSRGISEEEARAMIVRGFVNPVSKALPLEYAVEMNNLIKLELKGSR; from the coding sequence ATGGAAGCAAACAAAGACTTGTTTAAGAATCTAGAACGTGGAGTTTATGATATAAAAAATAAAGATAGATACAGCTATAAAGTTAATAAGGGTTTAACACGTGAAATTATCGAAAAAATATCGAAAGAAAAACATGATCCTAAGTGGATGCTTGATTTCAGACTTAAATGCCTTGATGTTTATAACAACATGGAAATGCCTACCTGGGGACCTTCTTTAGACGAACTTGATATGGATAACATAGTAACTTATGTTAGACCTGATACGGAAATGAAGGGAAACTGGAATGACGTACCTGAAGACATTAAAGATACTTTTGAAAAGCTAGGAATACCAAAGGCAGAAAGAGAATCCCTTGCAGGTGTTGGAGCTCAGTATGACTCAGAAGTTGTTTACCACAGCATAAAAGAAGATCTTGTTAAACAGGGAGTTATATATACTGACATGGAAACTGCTATTAATAAGTACGGAGACATAGTAAAAGAGTACTTTATGAAACTTGTTCCTCCTAGTGACCACAAATTTGTTGCTCTTCACGGAGCTGTTTGGTCTGGTGGTTCCTTTGTTTATGTACCAGAGGGCGTTAATGTGGATATTCCACTGCAATCATATTTCAGATTAAATTCACCTGGTGCTGGACAATTTGAACATACTCTTATAATAGTTGAAAAAGGTGCAAAGCTTCATTTTATAGAAGGCTGTTCTGCTCCTAAGTATAATGTTACAAATCTTCATGCAGGATGTGTTGAACTTTATGTAAAGGAAGATGCCACTTTAAGATATTCAACCATTGAAAACTGGTCAAAAAATATGCTTAATTTAAATACAAAACGTGCAATAGTTGAAAAGAATGGAACTATTGAATGGGTATCAGGCTCTTTCGGTTCAAAAATTTCAATGCTGTACCCTATGAGTATTTTACACGGTGAAGGTGCAAAATCAGAATATACTGGTGTAACATTTGCAGGAAAAGGTCAGCACCTTGACACTGGTACAAAAGTTGTTCACGCAGCTCCTTACACATCTTCAACTGTAAGTGCAAAATCAATTTCAAAGAGCGGCGGAACATGTATATATAGAGGTTCTGTGAAGGTAACAGAAAATGCTCATCACTGTAAATCATCTGTATCCTGTGATTCTTTGATGCTTGATGACATTTCACGTTCTGATACAATTCCTTCTTTGGATTTGAATAACGATAGAATCGATGTAGGCCATGAAGCAAAAATCGGAAGAATAAGTGACGATGCTATATTTTATCTAATGTCAAGGGGTATAAGCGAAGAAGAAGCTAGAGCAATGATAGTAAGAGGATTCGTAAATCCTGTATCAAAAGCACTCCCTCTTGAATACGCTGTTGAAATGAACAATTTAATTAAGCTAGAACTTAAAGGAAGTAGGTAG
- a CDS encoding glycosyltransferase family 39 protein, whose translation MNRESNKFYLFSGIIAFALCVLWVVFVKSVPYSDFNYYHTLAESIAHGGAWGNTYTSVGYAIVLGYVYKIFGVSIVVGKVFNLFLTLISYVTLFCLLKKLDISEAKRKIIFLMFIFFPCNIFYNSILAVEIFFTTFFLITANVYFSNNRFKYIIIGILTGIETMTKPFFIAIFFAIFLVELIKDRKIIKPLIHSITVLVICCIVVSPFVYRNTKMMGQYTGISNNGGIVLYINNNSQNTWGRWMDVAKVKDSIALTKEYKKANMTQKNHMLSAAAKKWIKSHPLGFAELGFKRLLNTYYVGDDIIYTFNGAGLGKTAEYMILVITNLIRNLVFIPATVGIIAYSVIVIGKIIKGKSDELDKFSLYALITFYMFTGVYFITEGQGRYAFPSILLLIYFFLSIVKVDKLFDREKTIFY comes from the coding sequence ATGAATAGAGAAAGCAATAAGTTTTATTTGTTTTCAGGAATTATAGCCTTTGCACTGTGTGTTTTATGGGTTGTGTTTGTAAAGTCAGTTCCTTATTCGGACTTTAATTATTATCACACACTTGCAGAAAGCATTGCACATGGTGGAGCATGGGGAAATACTTATACCTCAGTTGGATATGCAATAGTGCTTGGATACGTATATAAAATTTTCGGAGTAAGCATTGTAGTTGGAAAAGTTTTTAATTTATTTCTTACGCTTATTAGCTATGTTACACTTTTTTGCCTTTTGAAGAAATTGGACATTAGTGAAGCAAAGAGAAAAATAATATTCTTAATGTTTATATTTTTCCCATGTAATATTTTTTATAATAGTATTCTTGCAGTTGAGATATTTTTTACAACATTTTTCCTTATAACCGCGAATGTTTATTTTTCTAACAACCGATTTAAGTATATAATAATAGGAATTTTAACGGGAATTGAAACTATGACGAAGCCATTCTTTATTGCAATTTTCTTTGCTATATTTTTGGTGGAACTTATAAAAGATAGAAAAATTATAAAACCTCTTATACATTCAATAACAGTGCTGGTTATATGTTGCATTGTAGTTTCGCCGTTTGTTTATAGAAATACAAAGATGATGGGTCAATACACTGGTATATCGAATAACGGAGGAATAGTTTTATACATAAATAATAATTCTCAGAATACCTGGGGAAGATGGATGGATGTAGCAAAGGTCAAAGATTCCATTGCTCTTACGAAGGAATATAAAAAAGCAAATATGACACAGAAAAACCACATGCTTTCGGCTGCGGCTAAGAAATGGATAAAATCCCACCCACTTGGATTTGCAGAACTTGGATTTAAGAGACTTTTAAATACTTATTATGTTGGTGATGACATTATTTATACTTTTAATGGGGCAGGTCTTGGTAAAACAGCGGAGTATATGATTCTTGTAATCACAAATTTAATAAGAAATCTCGTATTTATACCGGCAACGGTTGGAATTATTGCCTATAGCGTCATAGTTATAGGTAAGATAATAAAGGGCAAAAGCGACGAACTCGATAAATTCTCCTTGTATGCATTAATAACTTTTTACATGTTTACAGGTGTGTACTTTATAACAGAAGGACAGGGGAGATACGCTTTTCCATCAATATTATTACTTATTTATTTCTTCCTAAGCATAGTAAAGGTTGATAAGTTATTTGATAGGGAGAAAACAATTTTTTATTAA
- the sufC gene encoding Fe-S cluster assembly ATPase SufC codes for MGEKLLQINNIHAEADGKEILKGLNLTVGKGEIHVVMGPNGAGKSTLMNVIMGHPRYKITDGNINFEGEDITDLKTDERARKGIFLSFQSPEEVAGITVGDLLRSARTQATGKPIKFMAFRKELKEKMSLLEMNEKYSERDLNVGFSGGEKKKNEILQMLMLNPKLAILDETDSGLDVDAVKIVSKGISKFKNENNSLLIITHNSKILESLKPDFVHVLLDGKIVKNGDISLMNEINEKGFAEFKKML; via the coding sequence ATGGGAGAAAAACTTTTACAAATTAATAATATACATGCGGAAGCTGACGGAAAAGAAATACTAAAAGGATTAAACTTAACAGTTGGTAAAGGCGAGATTCACGTAGTAATGGGTCCTAATGGAGCCGGAAAATCTACACTTATGAATGTAATCATGGGTCATCCAAGATATAAGATAACTGATGGTAATATAAATTTTGAAGGCGAAGATATTACAGACCTTAAGACTGATGAAAGAGCAAGAAAAGGTATATTCTTATCATTTCAAAGCCCTGAAGAAGTTGCAGGAATAACTGTAGGCGATCTTTTAAGAAGTGCTAGAACTCAAGCAACTGGAAAGCCAATAAAATTCATGGCCTTCAGAAAAGAATTAAAAGAAAAGATGTCTCTTTTAGAGATGAATGAAAAATATTCCGAAAGAGATTTAAACGTAGGTTTTTCAGGTGGAGAAAAAAAGAAAAACGAAATTCTTCAAATGTTAATGTTAAATCCTAAACTTGCAATATTAGATGAAACTGATTCTGGTCTTGATGTAGATGCAGTAAAAATCGTTTCAAAGGGAATAAGCAAATTTAAGAATGAGAACAATTCTTTACTTATAATAACTCACAACAGTAAAATACTTGAATCTTTAAAACCTGATTTTGTTCACGTACTCTTAGATGGAAAAATAGTTAAAAATGGAGATATATCTTTAATGAACGAAATAAACGAAAAAGGTTTTGCTGAATTTAAGAAAATGCTATAA
- a CDS encoding putative ABC transporter permease subunit: protein MKKFLALIKVLLKNSGSTLSGMNTKKRSLSFLILAIIFIPIVVGLTAVFMKSYDIILKYNLQDLMFSQLFGASSIAMIILGIFYVVSTYYFADDVAFFITMPIEPYKVLGAKFVTAMIYQYFIELILLMPCIIGFGMKMGTPLYWVYSLVIYIVLPVIPTVICSLISIVIMAFSKFFRNKDRLKIIAGILAIVFSISLSIVIQYFSGYSGNSTNILKNGKVVGKVSNAFFISNFASDAIKNINSGKGLLGILVFIFISAIAVGIFLLMAEGLYLKGVVGLTESSSSGKKLSLGEVYRQSNRKSKLKASILNEWRNLYRTPAYLLNCVIVAVIFTPFMTGIFAFSYWQMGSVPSGFSDNPLYISVVSAIAINLCIFNLAAPTSISREGKSFFIGRYIPVSYKTQIMAKVIVGTLMSYFSLILCLLTAAVFMKLKLITVAMVVFISVFGIAAFNTFGVFIDIYFPKLYWDDETKAVKQNFNVGIQMLVSIFIYGFMVFVSYRLKLDTYSNFIFLLTCNILLFVSFAVLLLKNGIKQFAVSSNYIEGEGDENKDKKKNYKIIRVIIITIFISIFAVFMLVEKTTEAKIVISPNKAYIKSGMESTEFNLKDITKVYIKSTIPHSSKVMGFGWGSEKRGKFNVDGMGKGNIYVQSDSGKFIYIKLKDGFVIINYKDSNKTEEVYKKIKKLYH from the coding sequence ATGAAAAAATTTTTAGCACTGATAAAAGTTCTATTAAAAAACAGCGGGAGTACGCTTTCAGGGATGAATACTAAAAAGAGGAGCTTAAGCTTTCTTATATTAGCGATAATATTTATTCCAATTGTAGTAGGGCTTACAGCTGTTTTTATGAAATCCTATGATATTATTCTTAAATATAATTTGCAGGATTTAATGTTCTCACAGCTATTTGGAGCTTCAAGTATTGCTATGATTATTTTGGGAATATTTTATGTGGTTAGTACATATTATTTTGCAGATGATGTTGCTTTCTTTATTACTATGCCAATAGAGCCCTACAAAGTATTAGGCGCAAAATTTGTTACGGCAATGATATACCAGTATTTTATAGAACTTATTTTGCTTATGCCGTGTATTATTGGATTTGGTATGAAAATGGGTACACCTCTATACTGGGTATATTCATTAGTTATATATATTGTATTGCCGGTAATACCTACAGTTATTTGCTCGCTAATTAGTATTGTTATAATGGCCTTCAGCAAATTTTTCCGAAATAAAGATAGGCTCAAGATAATAGCGGGGATACTGGCTATAGTATTTTCCATAAGCTTGAGTATTGTAATACAATATTTCAGCGGATACTCAGGTAACAGTACTAATATTCTTAAGAATGGTAAAGTGGTAGGCAAAGTATCTAACGCTTTCTTTATTAGTAATTTTGCTTCGGATGCTATAAAGAACATTAATAGTGGCAAAGGTTTATTAGGTATTCTTGTATTTATTTTTATAAGTGCGATTGCAGTAGGTATATTTCTATTGATGGCAGAAGGATTGTATCTAAAGGGAGTAGTGGGGCTTACAGAAAGTTCTTCAAGTGGAAAGAAGCTTTCTTTAGGCGAGGTTTACAGACAATCAAATAGAAAATCAAAGTTAAAAGCTTCCATCTTAAATGAATGGAGAAACCTTTATAGAACTCCGGCATATTTACTTAATTGTGTTATAGTTGCAGTCATCTTTACACCGTTTATGACTGGAATTTTTGCTTTTTCATATTGGCAAATGGGAAGTGTTCCAAGTGGATTTTCGGATAACCCACTCTACATTTCGGTGGTCTCTGCAATTGCTATAAATCTATGTATTTTTAATCTGGCAGCACCTACATCAATTTCAAGGGAAGGCAAAAGCTTTTTTATTGGAAGGTATATTCCGGTAAGTTATAAAACTCAAATTATGGCAAAGGTGATTGTAGGAACGCTAATGAGTTATTTTTCATTGATTTTGTGTCTATTAACAGCTGCTGTATTCATGAAATTAAAATTAATTACTGTAGCTATGGTGGTTTTTATAAGTGTATTTGGAATAGCGGCTTTTAATACTTTTGGCGTATTTATAGACATATATTTTCCTAAGCTTTACTGGGATGACGAAACTAAGGCAGTAAAACAAAATTTTAATGTTGGAATACAAATGCTTGTATCAATATTTATTTATGGGTTTATGGTTTTTGTTTCGTATAGGCTAAAATTAGATACTTACAGCAATTTTATATTTCTACTTACTTGTAACATTTTACTTTTTGTAAGTTTTGCAGTACTGTTATTAAAAAATGGTATTAAGCAGTTTGCTGTGAGCTCAAATTATATTGAAGGTGAAGGTGATGAAAATAAGGATAAAAAGAAAAATTATAAAATTATAAGAGTAATTATTATAACAATATTTATTTCTATTTTTGCAGTGTTTATGCTTGTTGAAAAGACTACGGAAGCCAAAATTGTTATATCCCCAAATAAAGCTTACATCAAATCAGGTATGGAATCTACGGAGTTTAATTTAAAGGATATAACTAAAGTTTATATAAAAAGTACTATTCCGCATTCAAGCAAAGTTATGGGCTTTGGTTGGGGCAGTGAAAAAAGAGGAAAGTTTAATGTGGATGGTATGGGCAAAGGAAACATATATGTTCAAAGTGACAGCGGAAAGTTTATATATATAAAATTAAAGGATGGGTTTGTTATTATAAATTATAAAGATAGCAATAAGACAGAAGAAGTTTATAAGAAAATAAAAAAATTGTATCATTAA
- a CDS encoding helix-turn-helix domain-containing protein, producing MGSYEILSIGTKLKNLREKYNVKQEDISGKEITRNLISQIEHDKANLTQNAAGIILKNLKNICDKRHITIDENIEFLMEDEKSQANKILSKYIKELKDLMVYKDNSFVTKLTEVEEFLVKWNITDKKIAIFELAGDYYCNINDYYKSSLYYEKAKALLDIYSKDSISILRKLSMVYFYMGEYGQNIKCCQFALDWFNDDLTEEYRCIFLFNSALCYLELKKYYKAIKNLTELELITKNLNMDKYYDVLAQEAVCYQELKKYNESLSIYNKLLGHMDKNKHELNTLILINTIEIYMELEDYTKAKNQLNKALDSINKLNDNCSAAPNIYFELGKIYKSLNDSFNSEKYFLKSLSLTKKQTHYYLMEDLILELANIYKSSKNMEKLSDIKNELFILTSKENNLNTKLAFKLMDLYIKSNDFQSVSEIVNFSKNFI from the coding sequence ATGGGAAGTTATGAGATACTGTCTATTGGTACAAAACTTAAAAACTTAAGAGAAAAATATAATGTAAAGCAGGAAGACATATCAGGTAAGGAGATAACTAGAAATCTTATAAGTCAAATAGAACATGATAAAGCAAATCTGACCCAAAATGCTGCTGGAATTATATTGAAGAATTTAAAAAATATTTGTGATAAAAGGCATATTACAATTGATGAGAACATAGAATTTTTAATGGAAGATGAAAAATCACAGGCTAATAAGATACTCAGTAAGTACATAAAAGAGCTTAAAGATTTAATGGTATATAAAGACAACAGTTTTGTCACTAAATTAACTGAAGTTGAAGAATTTTTAGTAAAATGGAATATTACTGATAAGAAAATAGCTATTTTTGAATTAGCAGGAGATTATTATTGTAATATTAATGATTACTATAAGAGTTCCTTATATTACGAAAAAGCTAAAGCATTACTTGACATATATAGTAAAGATTCAATAAGTATTCTAAGAAAATTATCTATGGTATACTTTTATATGGGTGAATACGGACAGAACATAAAATGCTGTCAATTTGCTTTAGATTGGTTTAATGACGATTTAACAGAAGAATATCGATGTATATTTTTATTTAATAGTGCATTATGCTACTTAGAATTAAAAAAATATTACAAAGCTATTAAAAATCTTACAGAGCTTGAACTAATAACAAAAAATTTAAATATGGATAAATATTATGATGTTCTTGCACAAGAAGCTGTATGTTACCAAGAATTAAAAAAATATAATGAAAGCTTAAGTATATATAATAAATTATTGGGGCATATGGACAAGAATAAACATGAATTAAATACATTAATATTAATCAATACTATAGAAATATATATGGAACTTGAAGATTACACAAAAGCAAAAAATCAATTAAATAAGGCACTAGACAGTATTAATAAACTTAATGATAACTGTAGTGCAGCTCCAAACATTTATTTTGAATTAGGTAAAATATACAAAAGCTTAAATGATTCATTTAACTCTGAAAAATATTTTCTAAAATCATTATCTTTGACTAAAAAACAAACACACTATTACTTGATGGAAGATTTAATTTTAGAGCTTGCTAACATATACAAGAGTTCTAAAAACATGGAGAAGCTTTCCGACATTAAGAATGAATTGTTTATTTTAACATCTAAAGAAAATAATTTAAATACTAAGCTTGCATTTAAACTAATGGATTTATATATAAAATCAAATGACTTTCAATCCGTTAGTGAAATAGTAAATTTCAGCAAAAATTTTATATAA